A single region of the Trueperaceae bacterium genome encodes:
- a CDS encoding YafY family protein — protein MSNALPKRLFDLVEALQGRGVKTAAELASQLGVSERTVRRDIARLMELDLPVETHQGRGGGVSLPSGALLPAVRFTDDELLALVVGLKAAVAGADETLGRAAERALQRLETVMSPSTRERVRALQEALSPGLADADRAVPAPSQHVIALAEATHRGGRVEIGYRSGDEITERKIDPYGLAKLGPWYVVAYCHLRQDMRTFRVDRIRWIRPTPERFARPEGFDAFRYVGAAIAMAPVFGDIVCRALLYTDIQTASRHMSLATMLLEPAEEGVRLTVRTDRYGLQWVLRQLLALRFRVRIEGPPELEEAARQMAARLLAFAGEGPLASPTPATTTAP, from the coding sequence ATGAGCAACGCCCTGCCGAAGCGGCTGTTCGACCTCGTGGAGGCGCTCCAGGGACGCGGCGTGAAGACCGCCGCGGAGCTGGCCTCCCAGCTCGGAGTCTCCGAGCGGACGGTGAGGCGCGACATCGCCCGGCTCATGGAGCTCGACCTCCCGGTCGAGACCCACCAGGGACGCGGCGGCGGGGTCAGCCTCCCCTCGGGCGCGCTCCTGCCCGCCGTGCGCTTCACCGACGACGAGCTGCTCGCGCTGGTCGTCGGGCTCAAGGCCGCGGTGGCTGGCGCCGACGAGACGCTGGGGCGCGCCGCCGAGCGGGCGCTGCAGCGGCTCGAGACGGTGATGTCGCCGAGCACGAGGGAGCGGGTGCGGGCGCTGCAGGAGGCCCTGTCGCCCGGCCTGGCCGACGCCGACAGGGCCGTGCCGGCGCCCAGCCAGCACGTCATCGCCCTCGCCGAGGCGACCCATCGCGGAGGGCGCGTGGAGATCGGCTACAGGTCGGGCGACGAGATCACCGAGCGGAAGATCGACCCCTACGGTCTGGCGAAGCTCGGTCCCTGGTACGTGGTCGCCTACTGCCACCTGCGGCAGGACATGCGCACGTTCCGCGTGGACAGGATCAGGTGGATAAGGCCCACGCCGGAGCGTTTCGCGCGTCCGGAGGGCTTCGACGCGTTCCGCTACGTGGGCGCCGCCATCGCGATGGCGCCCGTCTTCGGCGACATCGTCTGCCGCGCGCTGTTGTACACCGACATCCAGACGGCCAGCCGCCACATGTCGCTGGCGACGATGCTCCTCGAGCCGGCGGAGGAGGGCGTCAGGCTCACGGTGCGCACCGACAGGTACGGGCTGCAGTGGGTGCTGCGCCAGCTCCTCGCGCTGCGCTTCCGCGTGCGCATCGAGGGTCCGCCGGAGCTGGAGGAGGCGGCGCGTCAGATGGCCGCGCGGCTGCTGGCCTTCGCGGGCGAGGGACCGCTGGCGTCGCCCACGCCCGCTACGACGACGGCGCCCTAG
- a CDS encoding CGNR zinc finger domain-containing protein yields the protein MRAAELLPHESKPAPGELRFVQAFVNTVDHESGTDEFADPEGLERWLRTHGSRGKVERLGEDDLRDAKRFREALRTVLTEGSERDRDALAVLDDVGRRARLRVVARPDGAFELTPAGDDLWSALGELLAVAHAAMLDGTWERLKVCAADECRWVFYDASKNRSGAWCSMKTCGNRAKARVHRARQREAAD from the coding sequence ATGCGCGCCGCCGAGCTGCTGCCGCACGAGAGCAAGCCGGCGCCCGGCGAGCTGAGGTTCGTCCAGGCGTTCGTCAACACGGTCGATCACGAGTCCGGGACCGACGAGTTCGCGGACCCCGAGGGCCTGGAGCGGTGGCTGAGGACCCACGGGAGCCGCGGGAAGGTCGAGCGCTTGGGGGAGGACGACCTGCGCGACGCCAAGCGCTTCCGCGAGGCGCTGCGGACGGTGCTCACCGAGGGCAGCGAGCGCGACCGCGACGCCCTCGCCGTGCTAGACGACGTGGGTCGCCGCGCCCGCCTGCGCGTCGTGGCGCGGCCCGACGGCGCCTTCGAGCTGACGCCGGCCGGCGACGACCTATGGTCGGCCCTCGGCGAGCTGCTGGCCGTGGCGCACGCGGCGATGCTCGACGGCACCTGGGAGCGGCTGAAGGTGTGCGCCGCCGACGAGTGCCGGTGGGTCTTCTACGACGCCTCGAAGAACCGCTCCGGCGCCTGGTGCAGCATGAAGACGTGCGGCAACAGGGCCAAGGCCAGGGTCCACCGCGCCAGGCAGCGCGAGGCCGCGGACTGA
- a CDS encoding M23 family metallopeptidase: protein MRAPRVAVAAIAALVACAWAQAFPDPEYPDRRPELRDYVCPARDRDDDSGPREPLTEAERLRFETRARYRAYFPAYLARVGDTPAATLITPVEGVSVAQIAETFGAPRWDRRHEGIDIFAPRWTPVIAAAPGWVYRITDQTLGGLSVTVIGDGGVRYYYTHLEAVHEELREGQLVEAGQPLGYVGNDGNAAGTPTHLHFGVYVGEEDDLCAWNAIDPLPLLIDHR from the coding sequence ATGCGCGCCCCACGCGTAGCGGTCGCGGCGATCGCCGCCCTCGTCGCCTGCGCCTGGGCGCAGGCCTTCCCCGACCCCGAGTACCCGGACCGGCGCCCGGAGCTGCGCGACTACGTCTGCCCCGCGCGCGACCGCGACGATGACAGCGGTCCGCGGGAGCCGCTCACGGAGGCCGAGCGCCTGCGCTTCGAGACGCGAGCGCGCTACCGCGCTTACTTCCCCGCCTACCTCGCCCGCGTCGGCGACACGCCGGCCGCGACGCTGATCACGCCGGTCGAGGGAGTGAGCGTCGCGCAGATCGCGGAGACGTTCGGGGCGCCGCGCTGGGACCGCCGCCACGAGGGCATAGACATCTTCGCGCCGCGCTGGACCCCCGTGATCGCGGCGGCCCCCGGCTGGGTCTACCGCATCACCGACCAGACCCTGGGCGGCCTCTCCGTCACCGTGATCGGCGACGGCGGCGTACGCTACTACTACACGCACCTCGAGGCGGTCCACGAGGAGCTGAGGGAGGGGCAGCTCGTGGAGGCCGGCCAGCCCCTCGGCTACGTGGGCAACGACGGCAACGCGGCCGGCACGCCCACGCACCTGCACTTCGGGGTATACGTCGGGGAAGAGGACGACCTCTGCGCATGGAACGCGATAGACCCGTTGCCCCTGCTCATCGACCACCGGTGA